The genomic region CCTCGCGGCTCGCCAGGTATGCAGCCCGTATCAGCCCCGCCGGAACGCCACCCCTCGGATCCGCGCTGACCTCGATGACCGCGGCTGGTCTGGATACTTCCATGGGCGTTCCCTACGGTCTAAGGCTGCGTTCGCGGGCGGCGCGGCCCGCGTGACCAACCATCAGGGAAACCATTACGCGCGAACGACATGCACACGGTGAACGCAAGGGTCGTGCCGGCCTCCACTGGCATCCCCGCTGGCCTCCGTGAAGCCGGTTTGCCGCACGCCAGGGCGTATTGCGATCTTCGGGCGCGCAAGGCGCATCGGGCCAATGGTATCGAGATGCCACTTTATGACCTCCCGTGCCCAACCCCGACCGGCATTCCGTGACGTCCGTCCAGCGATTGCACGGCAGAATGGGCGCGCGGGCCAGCCGCTATTCCGCGATGGCACGACCAGAGGGTCTCCAGGACGCCCGAGGCGAGCTCCCGACACCCATCGTCCCTTCCAGAGCCGTCCGCGGAGAGCCGTCAGCCGGCGCGAGCGATGGCGGGCTTCCCAGGCGGGGGCCAGAAACGCTTCAGCTGCAGGAAATACTTCTCAAAGAACTCATAGCTCAGCCAGGCGACCGCCATTGAGAGCACCATTCCGCTGCCGGACTGGAGGATCACCGCAAGAGTGTGCGAGCCGACGACGCGGGCCAAGGCGAACTCGGTGCCATGCTTGAGGAAGTAGTAGGACAGGAAATGATGGTAGACATACAGCCCGTAGCTGTACTTGCCGAGCATGGTCATCGCACCGCTGTGAAAGAAACGGGCCACCAAGGACGTGGCCGGCGCGAACAGGGCGTGCAGGAGTAGGGCCACGAACACCACTCGGAACAGTCCTTCGCGCACGGACCGCATCAAGGTCAGGCCGACGTCGGTAAAGCGATGGAGCCCGAACTGGAAGGCGAGCGCCGCCCCCCCCAACAGCGCGATCGGCAGGATGGTGCGCTTGACGGCAAGCTCTCCTCTCGGCTGTCGCAGCCACACCGCGAAGAACCCACCCAGGCACAGGGCGTCCAGCTGGAAGGGCGTGAGCACGGTGGTCGCAACCGTACTCGCCCCCGAGAGCGACGCCGCCACACGGGCGGCGAACGATACCGCGGCAAGGCCGAGGGCCGTGCGCATGAGAACCCGAGGCCGGGCGCCCAACAGCCAGACCACCAGCGGCCAGACGAAGTAGAAGTGCTCCTCCACGGCCAGCGACCAGAAATGCTCGATGTACGACAATACCCAGCCGCCCTGGATCGAAAGGTAGACGTTGATCCCGTAGAGCCACGCCCATGCCTGGTGCTCCCGCAGCCCCGCAATCTCGGAACCGCGAAGGGCCGGTATGAGCGAGACGCCGAAGAACACGACGGCCAGAACGCCGTAGTACAGCGGAAAAATCCGGAGCACCCTGCGCATGTAGAAGGTGCGGAAGTACCCTGGCTCAGCGCGCGAGTCGTAGAGGATCCCGGTGATCAGGAAGCCGGAGAGGACGAAGAAGAGGTCGACCCCCAGAAAGCCATAGCCCAGAGCCCAGTTGACGGCCGCCTCGAAGCGGTTGGTGGCCGTCGTCTGGGCCACAAAGTGGTACAGCAACACAAGAAGGATGGCCAGCCCGCGCACGCCGTCGAGAGCGGGAAGGTGACCGGCAAACCCAGACCGGGGCGTGGCCCGCCGCGAAGAGCCGGCCACGGCGGGAGAGCCGACCTCTCCGACCTGTTCGCGCGCTTCCTGCGTCACCACCGGTGCAAAGCCGACCGTAGCCATCATGCTCTTAGGCCACCCGCGGCCGGAGCCTCCGCAGGCGGTGTGCCGTGCCCCCGAAGGCCCAACCTCTCCCGGGCGGGTCCCATTGCTTCCACCAGCACCTGCGCGCACGCGTTCATGTCGATGGCATTCCTGTTCTGGGCGTAGGCGTCCTCGGCGATTTCCCTCAGTCGGAGGGGGTTTTCGTCGAAGAGGCGACGCACCTTGGAGAGGACCGCGGCCAAGCCGCCCTTTTCGAACAGAAAGCCGGACTTGGCGTCCTGGAAGGCGAGCCCACGCGCTCCGAAGGGCGTACTCACGATCGGCAGCCGCATGGCGATGAACTCACACATCTTCACGTTCGTCCCGGCGCCGCTCGATATCGGGTTGAGGGCGGCGTCGGCGGCCGCGAAATATGGCTCCACCCGGTCAATTCTGCCCGTTGCCGTGAACCCCTCGAGATGAACAGGCTCCGCGGTCACGCCTCCCACGACGAGGATGTGGATCCTCTGTTCTACCAGCAGGCGCGCCTGGCTCTTCGCGAACTCGAGGAGGTACTCGAAGGCCTCGCGGTTCGGACCCCACTTGCTGGCCGTGAACAAGAGCAGCATGACGTCATCGGCGATCCCCAACGCCCGCCGAGCCTCCGCTCGGTGGGCTTCGATCCCACAAAAGCGCCCTAAGTCGACGCCGTTGGGCACCACGACCGCCTGCCGGACACCGGCATTCGCCTCGAAAAACCGAGCGTCCTCCGCACAGCAGGCCACCAAGATGTCGCAAGCCTTGGCCGCCTGAATCTCCAGCTCGCGAACCACCGCTCGGGTCAGAGGATTCCGCCACAAGTGGTGCTCGATATTGTGCGTGCTGAGTACGCGAAGCTTTCCCTGCGCGGCGGGTGCCGCGAAGATCGGATAGAGGTATGGGAAGTCGGCCACGATGGCGTCGCACCAGGCCAGCTCTTGGCGCAAGGCGGCCGAGAGTAGGGCCTCTCCGGGTGAGCCGACCGCGACGCCGAGATGCG from Vicinamibacteria bacterium harbors:
- a CDS encoding acyltransferase, coding for MMATVGFAPVVTQEAREQVGEVGSPAVAGSSRRATPRSGFAGHLPALDGVRGLAILLVLLYHFVAQTTATNRFEAAVNWALGYGFLGVDLFFVLSGFLITGILYDSRAEPGYFRTFYMRRVLRIFPLYYGVLAVVFFGVSLIPALRGSEIAGLREHQAWAWLYGINVYLSIQGGWVLSYIEHFWSLAVEEHFYFVWPLVVWLLGARPRVLMRTALGLAAVSFAARVAASLSGASTVATTVLTPFQLDALCLGGFFAVWLRQPRGELAVKRTILPIALLGGAALAFQFGLHRFTDVGLTLMRSVREGLFRVVFVALLLHALFAPATSLVARFFHSGAMTMLGKYSYGLYVYHHFLSYYFLKHGTEFALARVVGSHTLAVILQSGSGMVLSMAVAWLSYEFFEKYFLQLKRFWPPPGKPAIARAG
- a CDS encoding glycosyltransferase; this encodes MMPIDPAGASPKVLFLSGLQIYPTMSGGTLRSAALVNALQHHGFDVRVHSLTGRKADYLARRPSSMQVWPGGTEERVDRGVASAANWLAGYVLGLPPVWISAHLGVAVGSPGEALLSAALRQELAWCDAIVADFPYLYPIFAAPAAQGKLRVLSTHNIEHHLWRNPLTRAVVRELEIQAAKACDILVACCAEDARFFEANAGVRQAVVVPNGVDLGRFCGIEAHRAEARRALGIADDVMLLLFTASKWGPNREAFEYLLEFAKSQARLLVEQRIHILVVGGVTAEPVHLEGFTATGRIDRVEPYFAAADAALNPISSGAGTNVKMCEFIAMRLPIVSTPFGARGLAFQDAKSGFLFEKGGLAAVLSKVRRLFDENPLRLREIAEDAYAQNRNAIDMNACAQVLVEAMGPARERLGLRGHGTPPAEAPAAGGLRA